The Calypte anna isolate BGI_N300 chromosome 9, bCalAnn1_v1.p, whole genome shotgun sequence sequence aaaaaaccccaaaccaactttgaggaaaaatactgtttgtggaagttttcatttttaggaTTAAAAATTTTGCCTAAAAAAAAGTTGTCAGGAAGTAAGTAGGTAAAAGTTAAAAGCAAAGTGACAGAAATCCCAGCTGGTAACAACCATCCTCCATGGTTTTCCAAGAGATATAAACTGTATGTATTTAGATTTCTTTCATTGCCTATAATAGCATGGAGTATAACTTACTGCCTATGTGTTCCCTTTGTGTGTCTGCCCCCTacacccctctccccccctaagtcatttttgcttctttgggCTCTCCCCAGCAGAGTTGTAAAGTCTCATCTGAGACAAGAgcaaaaatttctgctttttttcattttaacaggAATTACTGCCTTCAATGACCACAAATCCCATTTACAAACTGAAAATAGAATTATGATATCCAAGCTGGATTTCTGATACAGTAAATTCCAACTGAGGATCTGGCTTGAGAtcctttctgtatttattaGTGACACATCTGTAGGCCCCAGAGTTCCCAGCTCTCCCTAACAGGAGAGCCATGCAGATGTCAAAggtaaaggaggaaaaacagcaATTGTGTACTGGTTGCTTGTCATTCAACAATGTGCTTGGCTGTGATGGGTCATACTGTCAAGAGAAATCTCAGTGCTCACCTTTCTCCAGTGACTTTTCATCTAGAAAGACTTTTCCTGTGGCTGACTTGGTCAGTGCAGGCAGCATGACAGTGTAATTTGTCTCCCAGTTAAGGATCTTTCAAGTCATTCTTTATACACTATgtacaaagacaaaaaatgcagaaaaacataaggaaaagctgttCAGTTTAAAGATGAGCAGCACTCCGTAGCATTAGAAAacacaagataaaaataattagaaaccACAGCAGTACCAGCCTTCTAACAAACTTCCTCCCTTACCTTTGCTGCAGGGAAGATGGGCTGCTGgaagcaagagaaaagaaatacctGGACTTTTCCCACCCTGATCCTCTGCCTCTATGGATTCTGCTACATGATGAAACCATCAGAACCTTTCCTAACCCCTTATCTAACAGGACCAGATAAAAACCTTACAATTGATGAGGTATGGTTTTATTCTGCTcgtcttttcttttttctaacagcattaaaataaaaatgtaaaacttcGACATTTTTCAACGAagataataaacaaaaaaaccccacaccgTAACCACATTTGATAGGCTATGATTTGCAGCAGACAGCACAAAGATACATTTAATAGCCTTAAGATCCATTCGTCTGCTCAAGCCACATGCTGCTTCAGCATGGGTATGTATTTTATGAATTCCTACAGAGCAAAAGCTTTCCACTacaatgacattttaaataaatgaacttATTTTCCCTAAGAATAAAACCACAGAggtttcctcttctcttccaggtTACAAACCAGATTTTCCCAGTGTGGACATACTCCTACCTCGCACTCCTCATCCCCGTCTTCCTCATCACCGACTACGTGCGCTACAAGCccgtcctcctcctccagggCATCAGCTTCATCGTCAcctggctcctgctcctctttgcACGTGGAGTGCTGGCCATGCAGGCCGTGGAATTCTTCTACGGGATGACAACAGCCACTGAGGTCGCCTATTACGCCTACATCTACAGCGTCGTCAGCACCGAGCGCTACCAGCGGGTGACGAGCTACTGCAGGAGCGTCACTCTGCTGGCAGCCACCCTCGCCGCCCTGCTGGGACAGCTCCTGGTTTCCCTGGCAGGTGTATCCTACTTCCACCTCAACGCCATCACTTTGGCTTCCGTCTCCCTggccttcctctgctcttttttcctccccacgCCCCACAGGACTATGTTCTTCCACAGGAAGGACGGCCCAGAGGCTCTCCCGGCGCCACAGAAAGGCCTCGATTCCCTCAGGCCGGAGGACCGGGACTCGGGATCTGACGGGCAGGGACCCgcaccccagcagcaggcagagggtgCCCAGGCCCAGAGCAGTGTGCTCAGAGTGCTGGTGCAGCTGAGCAAGGACCTCAGGGATTGCTACAGCTCCAGGAAACTTCTCTACTGGTCCCTGTGGTGGGCTCTGGCTACGGCGGGCTTTAACCAGGTTGTGAATTACATCCAAGTGCTCTGGGACTTCAGAGCCCCCTCTCACAGCTCAGCAGTGTACAATGGAGCTGTTGAAGCAATAGCAACTTTTCTGAGTAAGTCAGTGTCTAAGCATCAATCACAAAGGCAGCTGATAAAGTTTTACTTCataacagtttttaaatgccATGCTAATTCAGGTGCTCCAGGAAGGCAGCACATGCATTGTACTTGCAAAATCTAGTTACTTGCTGTACAGAACAGTCTGACTGGAAGCTATGATATCTTTCTTTATGACTGGGACACCCAGTGCCTCCTACCAGTATGCAGGGAGAGAGTTACAAGTCACACAGACCCTTCATCCAACAGCTAAATCTGCTAAGAGGCCCCTGTGTTTCTTTTAATGAGCTTGGTGGGGCATTTTTCCCCCCAAACAAGTAATCACACAGTTCCCATACAAATGGCATCAGCTTACACAGAAGAGTGAAGTTTCCCAAAAAATATTATacactaaacaaacaaacaaaaaaactaaccccaaacccccccctaaccaaaccaaaaaaaccttaatCCTCTGATTAATATCTTGCTTTAATGAAATactcctgcacagcagcagatgaaagGAGAATTTTGGCCATGCCAAAGTAGAGATCTGCAGAAAAAGACCTTACAGAATTAATTAGGCTAATGATAACTATTATTCTCTTGCACCGGAAGCAGATGTCCACACCATATAACCCAAATAATGTTATCAAAATGTAACATCAGAGGTTACCGCCCTGGCCTGGCAGTGTTTCACAAATTCATATTGTTCTACTGCAAAGAATTTGCACAAGACACAGGGGTGTGATCcaccaggaaaaataaacatatctACATCATACCTGGCCATTCTGCTCACTCTCATAGTCAGGAAGGAGAAACATATTTCTAAGATCAAAAATTACTCTCATCTTGAGGTAGGCAACTAAATAGACCAACTGAATCATGAATTAGAAGTACTTAAGTCTGATAATGCACACTCCTTTATTAATTCCTTTTCCCTATGAAATGGCCTATTTATCAGCTTAGAAGTGTCtacagaacttttaaaatatcacaagACCCCTAGGAAGGATAGCCTACACTTGAAATAGATGTGTCTGCTTCTGCTCCACCAGAAGCAAACAGTGCCTATCCTTTTTCCCATTTATCTGAATTTATTCACTTGACACCTTATAAAACTGCCCccccacctcctttttttttttttttttttacagtttagCCTGTGTATGAGCTGAATAGAACAAGACTGTTAATCTAGAAGGCAACTGCTTGCT is a genomic window containing:
- the LOC103527320 gene encoding thiamine transporter 2-like is translated as MGCWKQEKRNTWTFPTLILCLYGFCYMMKPSEPFLTPYLTGPDKNLTIDEVTNQIFPVWTYSYLALLIPVFLITDYVRYKPVLLLQGISFIVTWLLLLFARGVLAMQAVEFFYGMTTATEVAYYAYIYSVVSTERYQRVTSYCRSVTLLAATLAALLGQLLVSLAGVSYFHLNAITLASVSLAFLCSFFLPTPHRTMFFHRKDGPEALPAPQKGLDSLRPEDRDSGSDGQGPAPQQQAEGAQAQSSVLRVLVQLSKDLRDCYSSRKLLYWSLWWALATAGFNQVVNYIQVLWDFRAPSHSSAVYNGAVEAIATFLSSVTSFVVQYMKINWDLFGEMALGIFSAIDAGSLFLMHFTTNTWACYASYLIFKACYMLLITIATFQIAVNLSMERYALMFGFNNFVALVIQTILTVVVVDSKGLGLDIVTQFLIYGSYFAVIAGIFLTRSICMLASSKCPRKIARSCKEHLNHAEDESKEQAVTGSPTWLQESG